A genomic region of Tsukamurella pulmonis contains the following coding sequences:
- a CDS encoding MFS transporter, translating into MGLVHLNGDSERWPRSGKPTSSRNADGSAGTEPFRHQAGDMPSASHRTVALIALSVAFRLIQFDATVVNVVLGTMTRELGGDLGLAQWAVDGYAIPFAALMLLAGPAADRFGRRRVCVLGFALFALATAACALSPSWPALIGSRIAQGVAAAMILPSSLAMIGELYPGTAERARALGIWGGIASAGFAAGPPIGGLLAASSGWRAAFWVGAPIAVLAGIAVLRTAPDSPRHSRPLDVRGATIGAVALALATAALIEFGQGRGVLALALLLAAVAAGRAFVVAQRSATSPMLPPGLLAPGPFRGAVLTGLIFNFALYGALLVVGLALQEVHGLSVLATGTAILPMTIVVALGSTTSGLITARTGPRPPMIAGFAFAAAGAVVVAAGAGIRRRSSPAWA; encoded by the coding sequence CTGGGTCTCGTTCACCTGAACGGAGACTCCGAGAGATGGCCCCGGAGTGGAAAGCCGACGTCGTCACGGAACGCCGACGGTTCGGCGGGGACCGAACCGTTTCGGCACCAGGCTGGGGACATGCCCTCCGCATCCCACCGCACCGTCGCCCTGATCGCGCTCTCCGTCGCGTTCAGGCTGATCCAGTTCGATGCCACCGTCGTCAACGTCGTCCTGGGCACCATGACCCGGGAGCTCGGCGGGGATCTCGGGCTCGCACAGTGGGCGGTCGACGGATACGCGATCCCGTTCGCCGCGCTGATGCTGCTCGCCGGGCCCGCCGCCGACAGATTCGGGCGGCGGCGGGTCTGCGTGCTCGGATTCGCACTGTTCGCACTGGCGACCGCGGCGTGCGCCCTCTCCCCCAGCTGGCCGGCCTTGATCGGCTCCCGCATCGCGCAAGGCGTGGCGGCCGCGATGATCCTGCCGAGTTCGTTGGCGATGATCGGCGAGCTCTACCCCGGCACGGCGGAACGCGCACGGGCGCTCGGGATCTGGGGCGGTATCGCGAGTGCGGGATTCGCCGCGGGACCACCGATCGGCGGCCTCCTCGCCGCGAGTTCCGGATGGCGTGCCGCGTTCTGGGTGGGCGCACCGATCGCGGTTCTGGCGGGAATCGCCGTGCTGAGGACGGCACCGGACTCGCCCCGCCACTCCCGTCCACTCGACGTCCGGGGTGCGACGATCGGCGCCGTCGCCCTCGCTCTCGCCACCGCTGCGCTCATCGAATTCGGGCAGGGCCGTGGCGTTCTCGCCCTCGCACTGCTCCTGGCCGCCGTCGCCGCCGGGCGGGCGTTCGTCGTCGCGCAGCGGTCGGCGACGAGCCCGATGCTCCCGCCCGGCCTGCTGGCGCCGGGGCCGTTCCGGGGCGCGGTGCTCACCGGCCTGATCTTCAACTTCGCGCTGTACGGGGCGCTGCTGGTCGTCGGGTTGGCGCTGCAAGAGGTGCACGGCCTGTCGGTCCTGGCGACGGGAACCGCGATCCTGCCGATGACGATCGTGGTGGCGCTCGGATCGACCACCAGCGGACTCATCACCGCGCGAACGGGTCCCCGCCCACCGATGATCGCCGGGTTCGCGTTCGCGGCGGCCGGCGCGGTCGTCGTGGCCGCCGGGGCGGGCATCCGTCGGCGATCGTCGCCGGCATGGGCTTGA
- a CDS encoding tyrosine-type recombinase/integrase: MTPEEQAARRTVAEAEARLELDWQNVLLHKTYYKAVYRPALLRASLALAADRLRPIPADATAHSLRHTYASFCVSAGLHPKQIADYMGHASVNTTMGIYAHLFEDDHTDAMTALGNVAATRPRPNNVTPLRGWG, from the coding sequence ATGACGCCCGAGGAACAGGCCGCACGGCGCACCGTGGCCGAAGCAGAGGCGCGGCTCGAACTCGACTGGCAGAACGTCTTGCTCCACAAGACCTACTACAAGGCCGTGTACCGCCCTGCGCTACTCCGCGCCAGCCTGGCCCTGGCCGCCGACCGCCTGCGACCGATACCCGCAGACGCCACCGCGCATAGCCTCCGGCACACCTACGCGAGCTTCTGCGTCAGCGCCGGGCTGCACCCCAAGCAGATCGCCGACTACATGGGCCACGCGTCGGTCAACACCACGATGGGCATCTACGCCCACCTATTCGAGGACGACCACACGGACGCTATGACCGCCCTTGGCAACGTCGCAGCAACCCGCCCGCGCCCGAACAACGTCACTCCACTTCGGGGCTGGGGGTAG
- a CDS encoding LPO_1073/Vpar_1526 family protein — MKDTNQSAGDNATQVHAQSVTVIQNGMTVADVEKIAEIVFARNAQVYIAQAQNEARERVDDFNHTFIGQAMADPDFEISSLGRARVQAALFSAQSGFAENGTEELRDVLSKLLLQLIKEPSDTTTEAILRQAIDAAPRLTSTQLNAVSVIAKLTYTSMTNAMSPTHLFNGLEVNYAAYYDAIPSSQLEYSYIGSVGVGFMLYGTTPFEHIHKTYKSIMFAPIMYGEIPHEIRAKLEAEYNQGVSVASDGTEELQIPVAYQEALRNWDGSDYGAPTGTVIELSKYLKSRIESPLSIDDLKALMKKRNPRLFAFLSQLSETNALHFQLNMVGVMIAGIEQENRDPSTPAVVMQVFDQLRAGVEATTPSPEVE; from the coding sequence ATGAAGGACACAAACCAGAGCGCTGGCGACAACGCCACCCAGGTGCACGCTCAGTCGGTGACCGTAATTCAGAACGGCATGACCGTCGCCGACGTCGAGAAGATCGCCGAAATCGTGTTCGCCCGCAACGCTCAGGTCTATATTGCGCAAGCTCAGAACGAAGCGCGAGAGCGAGTGGACGACTTCAATCACACCTTTATTGGTCAAGCAATGGCAGACCCAGATTTCGAAATATCTAGCCTGGGTCGTGCGCGTGTCCAGGCGGCATTATTTAGCGCACAGTCTGGATTCGCCGAGAACGGAACCGAGGAATTGCGAGACGTACTCTCAAAGCTCCTCCTGCAGCTGATCAAGGAACCGTCCGACACAACAACCGAAGCGATACTTCGGCAGGCGATCGACGCAGCCCCGCGATTAACCTCTACACAACTGAACGCCGTGAGCGTAATTGCGAAGCTAACGTACACAAGCATGACCAACGCGATGAGCCCCACCCACCTATTCAACGGATTAGAGGTGAACTATGCAGCATACTACGACGCGATACCGAGCTCCCAGCTCGAATACAGTTACATTGGCTCAGTCGGCGTAGGATTCATGCTCTACGGAACAACTCCTTTTGAGCATATTCACAAGACCTACAAATCGATCATGTTCGCGCCGATCATGTACGGGGAGATTCCCCACGAGATTCGCGCGAAGCTTGAAGCTGAATACAATCAGGGCGTCTCAGTCGCGTCCGATGGAACAGAAGAGTTGCAGATACCTGTTGCATATCAAGAGGCCCTACGAAACTGGGACGGCTCCGACTACGGTGCGCCTACTGGGACGGTTATCGAGTTGTCCAAATATCTCAAATCGCGGATCGAGTCGCCGCTGTCGATTGACGACCTAAAAGCGTTGATGAAGAAACGAAACCCTCGGTTGTTTGCATTCCTGTCGCAGCTCAGTGAAACAAACGCACTCCATTTTCAGTTGAATATGGTTGGCGTGATGATCGCTGGCATCGAGCAGGAAAATCGTGATCCGAGCACTCCTGCTGTTGTGATGCAGGTTTTTGATCAATTGCGGGCAGGAGTCGAAGCCACTACCCCCAGCCCCGAAGTGGAGTGA
- a CDS encoding acyltransferase, producing MPTIDTKKPLPAAAPVSAPAKPKREQTADLTRVLLFLGVVLAHTVTTINYTPDVIRQTGLISATLHMTRYGFVAVTLFVLVLSMRGRTMTAPEFWRKRFGLIVVPYLVWTLVYSITDHLLIDGDPFPSFGRWLGDLARTTLTGDAKYQLYFLLISMQIYLFFPALLALSRKLAGHPWVVLLTAGAIQLGFFAFYQYFPHPSGQPWDTFFNHAWKLLPMYVLFVAMGMLAAQHYEKVGPWLRAHALRLVAACLAAAAFSLVVYLRATEPGIVPESATTAWNPLYLPWYVASTILLWLGAMMWDDLRASGRAVGERAVSYATVRAFGVFAVHPLMLDILGKAGFFDLLGTWFPASAILRTATLALVVLAMSLLFVDVMLRTPISRWVVARDRI from the coding sequence GTGCCCACCATCGACACGAAGAAGCCGCTGCCCGCCGCCGCGCCTGTGAGCGCCCCGGCGAAGCCCAAGCGCGAGCAGACCGCCGACCTGACCCGGGTCCTGTTGTTCCTCGGCGTCGTGCTGGCACACACCGTCACCACGATCAACTACACGCCCGACGTGATCCGCCAGACCGGCCTGATCTCGGCGACGCTCCACATGACGCGATACGGCTTCGTCGCGGTCACGCTGTTCGTCCTCGTTCTGAGCATGCGCGGGCGCACCATGACCGCACCCGAGTTCTGGCGCAAACGCTTCGGCCTGATCGTGGTCCCCTACCTGGTGTGGACCCTGGTCTACTCGATCACCGACCACCTGCTCATCGACGGTGATCCGTTCCCGTCGTTCGGGCGCTGGCTCGGTGACCTCGCGCGCACCACGCTGACCGGCGACGCGAAGTACCAGCTCTACTTCCTGCTGATCTCGATGCAGATCTACCTGTTCTTCCCCGCGCTGCTGGCGCTCTCCCGCAAGCTCGCCGGGCATCCGTGGGTGGTCCTGCTGACCGCGGGCGCCATCCAGCTCGGGTTCTTCGCCTTCTACCAGTACTTCCCGCATCCGTCGGGTCAGCCGTGGGACACGTTCTTCAATCACGCGTGGAAGCTGCTGCCCATGTACGTGCTGTTCGTCGCGATGGGCATGCTCGCCGCGCAGCACTACGAGAAGGTGGGCCCGTGGCTGCGGGCGCACGCCCTGCGGTTGGTCGCAGCATGCCTGGCCGCCGCCGCATTCAGCCTGGTCGTGTACCTGCGTGCCACCGAGCCCGGCATCGTGCCCGAGAGCGCCACGACCGCCTGGAACCCGCTGTACCTGCCCTGGTACGTGGCCTCGACGATCCTGCTCTGGCTCGGCGCCATGATGTGGGACGACCTGCGCGCCTCGGGCCGGGCCGTCGGCGAACGCGCCGTCTCCTACGCGACGGTCCGCGCCTTCGGCGTGTTCGCGGTGCACCCGCTGATGCTCGACATCCTCGGCAAGGCCGGCTTCTTCGACCTGCTCGGCACCTGGTTCCCGGCCTCCGCGATCCTGCGCACGGCGACTCTCGCCTTGGTCGTGCTCGCGATGTCGCTCCTGTTCGTCGACGTGATGCTGCGCACGCCGATCAGCCGGTGGGTCGTGGCCCGCGACCGCATCTAG